A segment of the Candidatus Methylacidithermus pantelleriae genome:
GAACTGGCAGTAGGCAAACGCAAGGTGCAAAAGAAAAACCGTTTCGAGGACCGCCCGATATGTTTTTTGGGAAGCGTTCGCTCTAATCTTCCCTACGGCGCCACGACTCAATAGAACAAACCCGAAAAACGCGTCTAAAAGGAACGCTTCCCCCATAGAGATCCCTGGTAACAAAAAAGGCCTGGGAAAAGCAGGCCTTTTTTTTAAGGAAAAAAGGTGAACCGGCAATGGACTACGGTTGGAAGATGATGGGTGCTGGAGTGTAAGCGCCATTTACAATCGGCTTCAATCTGACATTAGCTTGTTCAATAAAAATTTCTCCATCGAGGGTGCTAGATCCCCCAAGCGCATCCCATTGGGTCGAGGCAGCGCTAAGGTACTGATTTTGCGAAAAGATAGCAATCGTCCCCCCTTGACCGGAGCTTGACGCTACACTGAGCTGCGAGCCACCGTTAATGAGCACACTCTTTCCTTGGTTTGTGGAAGGCGATGAGTTCGCAAAGATATTGATGTTGCCGCCTGCTAAGGTTCCGTTCGCAGCTAGGTTCGAATGTTCGATTTTGGCGATACCCGTAGCGATATCTATCTGGCCGCCGATGGATAAGCCGTTGCTTGCCGTAACATCGCTATTGACAATATGCACCTCGCCACCAGGCTGCCCGATCGTGATGTGGGTATCGCCGTAAAGGCCTTGCACGATGGGCGTTGTCCCCACAAGGTTAATGTCCACCGATCCATTGGCAGCGGCCAAGCCTACGTATGTACCCGTAAGCGTTGAAGTGCCGATACGGATATTATTACTAACGAGTACAACATGGCCTCCTTGATTGGAGGCAGTAATGCTGGAACCGTTCACGGACAGGGACACCCCTGGCGCCGTCTGCGTCAATAGGACATGCCCGCTAGGGAAACCATTTAAGAAGTCATTGTCGTTCACGTCGAAGGTGCTCGCCCCAAAGCTAAACGCGTTGATGACCGCCCCGTTGCCGATTGTGATTCCTGCAGTGTTAATGAGGTAAACTTCTCCATTTGCCTGAATCGCACCCAGAATTTGGCTGGGATTTCCCGTGATATCCCGATTGAGGATCGCTGAGTGCGTACCCGGTTGAACGAACTCAACGCTATTGCCAGAACCGATGTCAAACCCTGTGGTCGAGGAACCCCACGTACCCCAATTGATAATGGTTCGAGCATTGAGAGGGCCGGACTGTATCACGGTCAACTTATCGGTAGTGTACACTGCATTGACCGGAGCGCCTGACGTGCTCGAAATCCCCGTCGGCAGAAGCGGCTGACCGTATCCCTTCGGATTGGCCACGACCCAGAGTGACACTCCAAACGTCCAGCTAAGGAAGAGACGGATGGGAGAAAACCAACACCTACCTATTGCGGTCATACTCTTCGGCCTCCTTTCTTCTCGCTTCTCAACGGCGCGGATTTCTTGGGGTTGTATTCCCCTCTGATGTGTTACCTGGAGCATTTCCCGCGCGATCCTGTTTTTATAACTGACGCCTAGGCTACGTCAACGCCGAAAGAGGCCGCTTTGCGTGCCACACGGTTAGCTGCCCCGACTCCGCGTCGGGGGCTTTTCTTTTAGCTGCTCTGGGTAATAGGGGTTTCTTGTGGCCTCCATGGAGGCAAGGTGTTATGCGAAAGGAATGTCGAGGAAGTTCGAGGAATCCATGCAAGTGAAGCTCTGGCTTGAGAAAGCGCTGTGATTTTTCGATCCCATGTTCCCTCCGGGGGGATTTGCACTTTCAAGAGAGTCTCAACCTCTTGGATCCTTGGTAGCACAAACAGTAGCTTCTTTCTTCCATGGCGCATGCGGAGCTAGGTTAGAGCCGGCAGTCTATCCTGCCGGGGTTTGGTTAGGTGCTTGGAACGCCCCAGCGGAAAACGGTGCGAAACACCGAGCAGGCCAGTTTTCCAGCGCGCTGGTCCGCCGGCGCTTCGGGGTGCTTTCTGCCG
Coding sequences within it:
- a CDS encoding two-partner secretion domain-containing protein gives rise to the protein MTAIGRCWFSPIRLFLSWTFGVSLWVVANPKGYGQPLLPTGISSTSGAPVNAVYTTDKLTVIQSGPLNARTIINWGTWGSSTTGFDIGSGNSVEFVQPGTHSAILNRDITGNPSQILGAIQANGEVYLINTAGITIGNGAVINAFSFGASTFDVNDNDFLNGFPSGHVLLTQTAPGVSLSVNGSSITASNQGGHVVLVSNNIRIGTSTLTGTYVGLAAANGSVDINLVGTTPIVQGLYGDTHITIGQPGGEVHIVNSDVTASNGLSIGGQIDIATGIAKIEHSNLAANGTLAGGNINIFANSSPSTNQGKSVLINGGSQLSVASSSGQGGTIAIFSQNQYLSAASTQWDALGGSSTLDGEIFIEQANVRLKPIVNGAYTPAPIIFQP